Within the Penaeus vannamei isolate JL-2024 unplaced genomic scaffold, ASM4276789v1 unanchor183, whole genome shotgun sequence genome, the region ATGCGCGCGGTTGGTGCTTATCATAGATGTTCTCTTTTAACCGTGTAGCCTTCAAGTGCCTGGGACGAAATTAACCGAATAAACGTGAAAAcagcatatatttcatataacacAGCGCATAAACAGGCACGACATCCCACATATGAGCAGGCCTCATGGGTCGCGATCATACCACCTGCCATAGAAGCCGGCCGTCATGAGCTCAGGCACGGCAGCCGACGTCGAAATGGTGCAGGAACGTTGGTCGTCGCAGCTGTAGTCGTAGAGGTCGTTCTCCACGAGGGCGAGGTCGCGCGTGAACATGGCCGGGTACACGTGGTCCACGGCGAAGTCCGCGTAGATGGTGAATGCGGGGAAGGCGTCGGCGCCCGGCAGGCCCTCACCCAGCCGGCCGCAGGTGGCCACATCCTCGCTGCGGCACCACACCACGGCGCAGATCTGGGCGTAGATCTGGTACGTGCCAAAGCCCTGCACGACGACGCCGCTGTAGGCCAGGAGCGAGTAGGTGAGGTTCCCCGCCGGAGTGTAGGTCAGGTGACAGCACAGGCCGTCATCGTGACATGCCTCTGCATACTGCACCGCCTGCGAGTCGCCCTTCTGCAGCACCACCTGCGTGTAGTTGCTCAGGTCGTCGTATTGTATCAGGTGGTCCCGACGCGACGGGCGGTTTCCCCGCCTCGCCTCCGGGGGCGCGACGCCACGGGACGGCGAAGGGCGGCGGAGGGGCCGTCTGCCGTCCACGGATGCCACGGTCTGCACCTCCGACACGATGAGCCGCGAGCCAGACTCGACGTCGTACACGTAGTCGTGCTCCAGGTCGGAGGCGCCGCGGAAGATCCCGGAGCCCAGCTTGGAGCGCTCGGGGCGGTGGTGGCCCGACACCAGCAGGTTGACGCCCAGCCCGCGGCTCCAGCCGTTCTGCACGGATGGCGCTGCGGGGTAGAGGGCGGGGCACCGAGGAGAGCATTAATGCATCTAGATTtcgatctgtctctctgtatatcatCTATCTGCTTCTAGATATCTCCATGCCTCACTATATTTGTCTTACTTACGCCTCCCCCTTACACCCATCTACCCATGTACccgcctaacccccccccccccccccccccgcccgcccgcttcCCTGCTCTCACCGATGAGGAAGGGCATGACGTCCACCCAGGCTGTGCTCATGGCGACGTCCTTCACGCCTCTCGTGTCCACGTTGAAGAGACCCGGGTGACCGAAGGCGATGTCGAAGCATACCTGCGGGGGAGTCAAGGGTCGCGGCGCTTTGGCTGGGCTGCCCGCGGGCGAGCCCAGCCGGGGTTGGGCGTTTGCTCGTTATTTGGGTACTGCTGTctgaagtgtgtgtgtctgtctgtgggtctttctgtttgttttttatctatgcctgtggctttgtgtttgtttctgcgtgtctatgtgtatctTGATATCATTAACTGGTTTGTTACACCCATGACTgggtgtaataatatatatttttttttgtatttatatattcatatatatacacgtgtatgtatgtataggtagatagatacagacatagaaatagattttcattatattcatacacatataagaaaagaaagt harbors:
- the LOC113812241 gene encoding pantetheinase; its protein translation is MVLRAGLLVAASVGLLLLQLARGERLRQESLVESLRASQTATHVRAGETVLYTGAVLEYEPYITWTEEGGEAILRENAKVIAEYAAAAKEMGADILVAPEYGLNGLDMHVLDPDELLSFTQNVPDPRDLVVPCSATSDLGQATAIKALSCSALENQMYLVIDVAEKTPCSEGDGSAPCPPSGSVLYNTQVVFDRNGTVIARYRKKNLFLEWQFTPGIESDDTALFTTDFGVTFTLQVCFDIAFGHPGLFNVDTRGVKDVAMSTAWVDVMPFLIAPSVQNGWSRGLGVNLLVSGHHRPERSKLGSGIFRGASDLEHDYVYDVESGSRLIVSEVQTVASVDGRRPLRRPSPSRGVAPPEARRGNRPSRRDHLIQYDDLSNYTQVVLQKGDSQAVQYAEACHDDGLCCHLTYTPAGNLTYSLLAYSGVVVQGFGTYQIYAQICAVVWCRSEDVATCGRLGEGLPGADAFPAFTIYADFAVDHVYPAMFTRDLALVENDLYDYSCDDQRSCTISTSAAVPELMTAGFYGRWYDRDP